The nucleotide window TGTGGAATGATGATCGGCGACAAGAACAAGCCATTGAAAAAATCCCGGCCGGGAAATTCGAGGCGGGTGATTGCCAGCGCCGCCGGTACCGCGATCAACGTCGCCAGCGAGGCCGCGCAGAACGCCAGGGCCAGGCTGTTGTAGAACGCATCGACGAAATCCGCGCGTTCGAACACGGCGCGGAACCAGCGCAGGGAGAACTCCGTGGTCGGCAGGCTCAGGGTGTTTTCCGGGGTGAAGGCGACAAGGCAGACCACCACCAGCGGCGCCAGCATGAACGCCACGATCAAAGCGTGAAACAACAGGGCGAAAGGACCGTTCCTGGACATGATGAGTTACCCCAGTGACTTCTTGTAGCGGCCTTCGATCATGCGGTTCCACGACAGCATGATCAGCAGGTTGAGCAGCAACAGCGCAATGGCGATGGCCGCGCCCATGGGCCAGTTGAGTTCCGACAGGTACTGGTCGTAGATCAGCGTGGCGACCATCTTCAAGCGGCGTCCGCCGAGCAGCCCGGGAATGGCGAAGGAGCTGGCGGCCAGGCCGAACACAATCAGGGTGCCGGACAGCACGCCGGGCATGATCTGCGGCAGCACCACCTTGCGGATCACCGTGAACTGGCTGGCCCCCAGGGACAACGCGGCCTGTTCGGCGGCCGGATCGAGTTTCTGCAGCGAGGTCCAGACCGGAATGATCATGAACGGCAGCATCACGTGGACCAGGGCGATGACCACGGCGAATGGCGTATAGAGCAACTTCATCGGCGCGCCACCGAACGCTTGCAGCGTCTGGTTGACCAACCCGTCGGCGCCCAGCAGCAGGCTCCAGCCGAAGGCCCGGACCACCACCGAAATCAGCAACGGGGTGAGAATCAGGATCAGGAAAATCGAGCGCCATGGCGCACCCATGCGGCTGAGCACGTACGCTTCGGGCACGCCGATCAGCACGCACAAAATCGTGGTCAGGGCACTGATCCAGAAGGTGCGCAAAAAGATCTCGTAGAAGTACGAATCGCCCAGCAGGCTGATGTAGTGATCGAGGGTGTACGCACGGCTGTCGATGCCCGACCCGTAGTCGAAAACGTTGAACGACAGCACCAGCGTCAGCCCCAGGGGAATCACCAGCAAACCCAGGTACAGGGCCAGGGCCGGTGCGGACATCAGGTAGCCTTGTCGGCCCCGGCGCATTCCGTCCAGCAGCTTCATGCCGGCACCTCATCGACACTCAGCACCCGCAGCAGCGCCGGATCCCAGTCCAGGCCCACCGCCGTGCCTTCGCTCATCGGCGCGCTGCCGTCATTTCGGCGCACCACGCAGAGCTCACCCAGGCTGGTCGAGACGCCATATAACCATTGGCTGCCGAGGAAGAAGCGGCTGGCGATCGTGCCTTGCAGGCGGCCCGCGCCAGCGGCGCACAGGTCGATCTTTTCCGGGCGCAGGCTCAGGGTCAGTTCGCCCTGGCCCGACTGACAGGCTTGAACGCCGCCCGCGCCGTCACGTTCGCCAGGCAGCAGGTTGGCCTTGCCAACGAAGCCGGAAATGAAGGTGGTGCGCGGGTGT belongs to Pseudomonas sp. B21-028 and includes:
- a CDS encoding ABC transporter permease, with amino-acid sequence MKLLDGMRRGRQGYLMSAPALALYLGLLVIPLGLTLVLSFNVFDYGSGIDSRAYTLDHYISLLGDSYFYEIFLRTFWISALTTILCVLIGVPEAYVLSRMGAPWRSIFLILILTPLLISVVVRAFGWSLLLGADGLVNQTLQAFGGAPMKLLYTPFAVVIALVHVMLPFMIIPVWTSLQKLDPAAEQAALSLGASQFTVIRKVVLPQIMPGVLSGTLIVFGLAASSFAIPGLLGGRRLKMVATLIYDQYLSELNWPMGAAIAIALLLLNLLIMLSWNRMIEGRYKKSLG